TGTATCTGACACCCGCATGCTGCAATTTCAGCATCAACATCCGCATCACCATCATCAGTGCCAGAGCAGAGtgccagagccatagccatagtcATAGCcatggccagagccagagccaaagcaattttctGTAGTCATATTACATGTCAgtttcctcctcctgctcctcctcctcctcgtggCCCTCTTTCTGCCACACACACCTGCATTTCTATTTGGGGGAACATCCTTTTACACTTCAACACGCTTTCGCTATAATTTCCTGTtggcaaaaacagaaaactgaCAGGCggcagcgcacacacacacagactccccctctctccctctctcggtCCTAATTTGGCCAAGGACTGACCCCCGACCCACGTCCTAGATGCACTATATGCCATATGTTTGATATCCTTGGCTGGGCTTTCTCTGTCGCATTCAATTGCCATGTAAATTGATTTGACACGTTCTGCATTTTCCTGTGtgcttttttctctctctgccaaTTATGGCCAGAGATGTAACTGGAATTGGGCCTAAACCCCCTGACCCCCTGAACCCCTGACCTTCCctcaaccaaaaaccaaacaccagagccaaagccaaagccaaaaccaaatatGCATTGACATattggaatcggaatcggtaTCGGTATCCGAATCGGTATTGAAATGACACTATCTGTTGATATAATACTCTACcggaatgctgctgctgccgtgctgctgctgctgctgtaatCTGTATGGAAGACGTGACCTGCATCGACCTACATTTCCAACCGACAACCTGTCCACCCATTGAGCACTCATTGAGCAATCGCAAAAATCGCAGATACTTTAATTCAAACAATTCAAAGCCGTTGCGAGGGTGGTGTACTCTCGGCGCtggtggtgtttttttttgttttttttaggCGCGTGTTAAGCAAATTTTCCAATTCAGCTTTCAATTGGCATTCGCCGCGTGGCCCGACTTGGCCTGGCTTTTAACGAgcgtcgtcggcggcgtcgccCCAAATTTTGCCATTGCATTGACCAAAATTGGGCGCTTCGTGGCGATTGGATTGCgtcagcggcagtggcagcgtcAGCTATTGAGCAATTGGCCAAAATGCCTTCGGACTATGTCAGGTTCAAAACTGGGGGATCGGACGTCTAGCGGCGACGTTTAGGAATTGGTAATCGAAACGGACAACAAACGCAGCTGACGCACACGAGGTCTTCGCGGGGTCTTTCGAGGGGCATTCGATGGGTCTTTCGAGCGGTCTTCGAGCGGTCTTCGAAAgtaccaaacaaaaaatttcacCCGCTGCTCACGTCattgtttattaatattcTGTTGATGTAATGTCCACTGTACCGCTATATCTCGTATATACAAATACCAATACATAGTATTTGTAGACACTGTTTATGCTATAATTCAGTTTGACTTTTGACAGCTTTTTTTCGGGGCGTTTTGTTGTCTAAATAAATGGCCAAAAATTGTCGAGATTTTTCTTGCATTTTCACACGATATTCTCGATTTCTCTCACATTTTTTCCAGTTGCATTTCAAAGTAAAATTCTTTCGGACTCCCCCCATCAATcactcgagagagagagacacagggAGAGAGGGGTGGAATGCTGCCGTGTGACACActtaaaaatatactataaTTTACAATAATATAACTTATGGCGCAGCGTGTGACGCGCTGCCAAAAACGTAATAGATTTAATGAacatggaaaatgggaaattctCTATGGGGGCACTCTCGAAAATtctcatttaatttttgaatgATTCCATTCCGCGTGCCGAAATATTTGTTGCGCGTCAAAAGACACTTTGGAAAAGACAAAAAGGCTTGAAAATTCCACTTGAAAGTGCAGGCGGGCGAGCAGCCAGAGATTGTTGCAGCAattgcaaaatgaaaatggaaaagtgtTTTGTTGAAAATGTTCCAAAAACAACACCGAAACGAACGGAACGGGGGCGTTGGGATCCCACGGATGCTACCAgcacaaaatataaacaaaaggcaaaaagcaaaaagcaaaaagcaacggcaacagcaacagcaacgacatcgtcatcgtcatcgttggGCCCCCAGTCAATAAAACAACGCCAGTTGCCaggcaattgttgttgtttctttaaCGGGAATACCCTGTAATTTGCCAGCAAAAGAGTAGATTGGTGCTACGACCAGGGCCTGTCTTTTGTGACTCCAAAATGGAGATATTGAAAGATCTACCAAACCCTTGGGGAATCCAAGAAATATATTCTTTCAAAACATTTATTCGCTCGAAAAATGACAGTATTCCAAAGTAATTACCAGTCGGTAATATCGAACCGCAGAACAGATacttttgttccttttttgaggagcaacagcaaatgcaaattgccagGGCGGAGGCTCCAGCTCTGCACTTCTGTCGTTGGCGCTACTGCAATGCCCAACGAAATATTTGCCATGTAAATatgcccccaaaaaaaactgaacagaaaaaacagaaaaagggAGGAGGATATTTGAACTGTTTCCAGTTTTGGGGTTGGtgcgggtccgggtccgggtgcGGGTCCGGGTgtgggtccgggtccgggtcctaGTGCTGCCCTCTGACCCTCTGTGCTCAAGtgcaattaaatgaaaaatatttgtgaatgCAGCAAAAGTACGATATTTTCTGAAGTGCCAAAGACTGCAGCGGCGACTGGGACCAGAGACCCCCTCCATTCCCATGGAGGTTGACAGAAAAATGTATGAAAGAGTTGCTCGAAAATGAAGAGGGAAAAATGttccagacacagacacatacgGCAGGCAGACTCATTAAGAGAgcgagtgggagagggagagacagaccCTCAAAGGAGTCGGGAAGCGGGAATAATCAAGTGCGGGAAAACCATTTTCATTGGCACATCATAAAATGTTACACGCATAGAAGCCATCGAAATTTGTATGTAAATCTGAAAATTTTCgcttgctgtttgctgcttCGATATATACACGAGAATATATAGGTATAGGTGCGGgtatatatagatagatacatatatttatgtatatatataccttCGCATATGAGACGACACGGGCATGTTGGGTGATGCCTGGCCAacgcggcgtatgagcaaCATGAGCGCCAATTTGCACAGCGGATTATGTCACCAGATGATGacgagagagggcgagagggcgagagaggaGGCAGGGAAGGAGGAAGTCTACGTCTACGTCTACATATAGATACTTGTGCATCGGAACGAACGCAGCGGAGGCGAAAGCATCCCCCGACATGTCATATGTTGcttgaatttaattaacaagCTAATTTTTCAAAGCCCAAATCGTTGAGAAGAAATATAAGAGGAATCTCTATAGAGCGTGCAGGGCgtacagagagagggggcggagggggcAGAGGCCATGATGAGTGCAATTTTGGTGATGGGCTGATGccaaaataaacagaaaatcGGCGACACGTTTGCACGTTGTATGCCGTACTATTTGTGGCTCTGTTGAAATGCTGGTTCTGGCTTTTGGTTCTGGTTTATGCCCTGCCTGCCAAGATAGATGAACTGTATCCACCAGATACACGGCCGCCACTCGTTGTCTTggcatttatatatttataaacgGTTTTTGGTTATTCTTAAGAGCCCCaccaattataaaatatatttacatttaagAAATCATTTTTTTCCTCCTCCCCTTGCGTCGCGTCGTGTAATGTGCATTCAGGATCCTTCACTTACCCGCATTTTGTGGTGACATTTTTGCATTAAGCCATAAAATTAATAACCATTTCGTGTAGGAAGAAAGTGCTCTTCGCCAGAGatgccataaaaaaggtagaaGCAAGTGCGTGTACAGATCCGGGCAACTGGGGAAAATTTGTGGCCACCTTTTGCCGTACGAAATGCGCCTTTCGGCGAAGTCCCTTTCTTGAAATGCTCATCTCTAGTGCTTACTCGTGCAAGGTAACAATTTTCCATGGCTAAAAACCATATTAAAATGCCACTCACATGTTAATCCCGTTCGTGCCACCAACCCCCGCCCTCTACCCTCTAcccaaccaacaaaaaaccccCGAAAAAGTTGCGCTATGCTTCTGGATAGGagtttgcatgtgtgtgtgtgtgtgtatctgtatttaGCTACAGCCAACAATAAGCTGCAAATTTAGCATATTTCATAGATGctgacagtggcagtggcagtggcagtggcaggaggtAGTGGTTaggggggtgggtggtggggtaAACCCATGGCGAGACAAGCCAAATAAGGGCCACattttatacaaataaaacTGACAATTTAAAGCGCATTTTGTACGCATACTCCACTCCCATCCACTCCACTGATATCCTTagctcctctcctctctctctctctgtgtcctTTGTTTAAACCAGAGCTTAAAACCCCAAAGCTCTGGGCACCCAATGGGGGAATGCCAGGTTGCCACCTGTAAAATAAACTACCTGGATTTCATTTTGCACTTTTATGGGGGCACACatggggcggggggtggtGTTAGTGTTATGTGGCAGCGGAAGTGGAGCCATAAGAGCCGCATGAAGTGTGTCACCGCGTAACGAAGAAAAGGCCCGTGCAGGCATATACGAGAATGAACCGATCTTGGGCGGAAGGAGGATCTCGGCCAAGACAGAGGGATATCCGTTTGGCTTTTAATATAAGATATACTCTATACACTGCATCTTGCCCCAATCGTGATACCCTTTCCTGTGACAGGGGCCATAAAACCCCATAGTACCCAtaatgttttcattttgagttgttttttgtgggtgggtgggaCTTACCGCCATTTTTATGCGACCAATACTAATCCATAAACccatctttctctctctctctctctcttttcctctcCCCAAcccgttctctctctctatctccgtctctctttatctctccATACAGCACATGGTGCAGGCTGGCGTGGCGCCATTTCCGGGCGCTCCGGCCGGCTATGCCGCCGCTCCAgggcaggcagcagcggccgcggctgcagcagccgctgcccAGCAGGCCGGAgctgctgcggccgctgccCAACAGGCGGGCGCTGCCGCCATAGCCGCCGATAGTCTGTCCCTCGCTGTGGCGGCTGCGGCAGCCAAACAGCAGGCCGAGCCAGTGACCCAGTTAAAGGCGGCCGGCGAggcaggaggagctggagctgccacCGGGAacacagtagcagcagcagcagcagcagcagctgcagcggcagcgccaggAGCTGTCGGAGGAGTTGCAACAGAATATGCCACGGCCAATGGTGGTGCATCGGCTTCAGTGGTGGCCACGAGTGTGTCCGAATGCGCACCGTTGTACATGCAACAGACAAAGGTGAGTGCAACCTCCCCCTACCTATAACTCTACCCCTCTATATccaacccccccacccccctcacCTAACTGTGCcactgtttgtgtgtgtgtgtgtgtgtgtgtgtgtgcttttggtATGCATTTGTAGATTCGTGTACGTTTTTATGGTTTTGGTTCCACCTTTAGTTTGGTTTTGGCtctctttggtttttgctgatgctttgatttggttttccccacacacacacacacactcacacacacacaaattgatgcacacatacatacggTCAGTAGGCCGTGTTTGTTCTCATTGCAACAactgttctttgttgttgatctgctttggttttctttttttttttgttgttttgttgttttcttgttgATGTTGCGGCCGCTCTGCtgcttttacatttttaattgcatgcGTGTCCGAGCAGCTGCAAAAGAGTTAAGCCCCCACGGCAGCAAACACCCCcacaaatgcacacacacgcacacacacaaggctGCAGAGAGCACTAGAGTATCACCTTCCTGCCAGAGCCAACAGTGATGGCCCGGCAAGTGGAAAAGTCGCAAATGTACAGAGATTTCCATTAAGCAATGCCAGCACGAGCCCGAACCCACTCTTAAATTAAAAGCATATTATTTTAGAGGCTTTTAGCAGTATTTGAAAGCCCTTGTAGTAGTGATAATAGTAGATTGTGAGAAAGTATGTTTATCAaaaattatacataaatatttccatCTTTATACcgtgtaaaaaaaaagagtcttAAACCGATTTTAGAGTTCTTTCAATCGTTTCCCCTGTGGCCAGCAGGCTGCCATAATATTCGAGCCACTACTGTCGTTAGTTTTCTAGTGATTttttgtagcatacttttaggtGGCGCTGCGATTGCTCTCATTTCTCATGTGGCCCCGAGGAGTGCTCTGTAGTTTATTGTTTCTCTCGCTGTTCCAATTAAGAATTGATCATCCCAGACGtgccacatgcaacatttGCCACCAATACATGCCCCACTATGTATCCACACCAAAATCAGTTGCATTCTATATAGAATAACCGTATTTTTGCATCTAAAatatgtttgttttgtttattttgaaatatattgtCGGGCAAACATTTGTTTGCAGGTGTtctcaaagagagagagagaggggggtggcggggcggaggggggtCTAAACCGTAcaataaatactcgtacaaaacgcttgtttgattttgttgaACCCGAGGAATATTTGTTTATGGAAATTGATTCGTgcatttgaataatttaaCAGACGAGAGAGCATTAGGTTTGCTTTCATTTTTTAACAAtgcatatacacacacacaaacagcacacaaatacacacataaatgggtatgttttgtttgcatttagTTTTCAGTGAATTTGGTGcccccgtgcccgtgcccgtgaccgtgcctgtgcctgtgccctgGCTGGTGTAATAAAttaagcaaatatttaattaattgcaattaataCTCATGTTTGCTAGCCcattgttgtgttttttgttgttgtttcgacATGTACGATATGTAGTGtgcatttaatataatattttatatacatacatatatattgtatttctaTACCTGAACAATACGCGCCACTTGGAGGCTGACATTTTGAATGGTttcattgtttgtttgtttgcttgcctgcccttttgGGGGCATTTACCGAACATTCCAATTAATAcgatattgttgttgtttttaaacAACAAGAATGGGTAAATTATTCAAGGTCTCAACACATATGTATTCTTGAATATTAAATGGGACTTTTTCTCAAAATCAAAGAAATGGGTAAACTTTTCGGTAGGGGGGATActtgatacccttgcaaaCATTGCTGGCCATATAGATATAGAATTAGATTGTGCataaaataaactttatttatttgtacattTATTGGGCAGTGAATGGGTGCTCGGGAATGTTTTCTCTTGATAACtgaatgtattttttttttgtttcctccAAATTTATTTCCTAAAATACCATATACCTTGAAATGTCTGGAAAAACGTTTATAAATAGTAtacaaaaattgttgaaaatttaGTATAAGACTcaccactgcccctgcccaccGACCTGGTTGTATattcattttgcattttgtcaTGATTCCATTATAGTTTCATAGATATATAACCATTAAACAATATACAATACGATATGTAATATGCTAAATGTAAACGTAAAAGTATTTTGGGCATGTTCCAAGCAATTGAGCAACTTGTAAATGCAGTTTGGAATGTTTGGGGGTGGCgggaaggggtggggggaatgTAGACAAAAATTAAGCTAAACATTTAAGCAAATTAAGCAATTGGTGTTGGtcgcctgtctgcctgtctgggtgtattcctgttttttttttttatatagcCTTATACCACACTGCATCTATCTTaatccaaacacacacacacacattcgtaCACTCTGTAGCCCTATGTAGCGAGGGGGAGAAGAACGCCACTCGCAACTAAAACGCAAATCCTTGTTGTTATCTGAAAATTTATCACAGACAAATCTgtcaacacaaacacagacactgTACAATGGTACAGCCAGCAGTGTCGCATCCTCAACAGTCACAGTCCctggtccgggtccgggtccgggaccgggaccgggacagGCTCCTGGCCAAATCCCAGTTTCAGTGGTCACGCAGCCATCCCTGACAAATGGACATGCCATGGaccaactgcagcagcagcagcagcaccatcaccaccagctacaactgcagcaacagcagcagcagcaccaccaacaacaacaacaacaacaacaacaacagcagcaacaacaacaacaacaccatcaccatcagcaATCATCGCAGCCCCCACAAAATGTGCTCAGCATAgtgagtgtttttttttttttttggcaaaggcaaagcagccaccaacaaaaaaaaaaattataataaaatcaacaacagcagaaaaaaatataaaaaaaaagaaaacactaaaaaatagagagagagaaacgagacgagacgagaggAGACGCGCAGAGCACACAATTGAAATTTACGTGCCAGTTTCTTGGGGGTTTTTTGTCCATGTTTTCTTTTGCTCGTTTTTCCTGCTGGTTTTCCGTCCttacatttgtatttattttttttttttgtttttttgtttattgtgcTCATCTTCATTAGGCGACCAACAGACTGGCCGGGAAAATCTCCTTTTCTTTTCCGCCTCAACTTGAACTCTTTTGTAACTGCATTTTGTATGCATTGTCATCAtctgaagagagagagagagagagagagagagcgggggagagagagggggcagcagcagatgtTTAAAGGATATGccagggttttttttttttttttttgtgtgattttCAGTGCGGATTCTTTTGCTTgcaaagttttttatttttataattaattgtGAGTGGAATTACAGTTTTCAAAGCTTAGCTGTTCTCAAGCTTATGAGATTATAAGATtggaataaatatataataatatttttggaaTAATTTCCGGCAAATGAAAGTAAGGAGGGGCCTAGAGAAACATAAAATATGAATGCCTTCTGGCACTGTCTCGGAGATGAATGGGAGTGAATCGGAGCCCACAAGATTAAGCCCCCAGagattaaaaattataaacacaaattgttttctcttacgttttaGCTTTTAATATGAtccaaatatattttgtatttaaaagaaatgtttttataggtatattaaatatatttcctaatATATTTCTCTACAATAATTgtataaattatgaaatatttaaataattgatGAAAACCCGAAATATTAAGATATGCACACATGAAGCCATCAATTTTGAACCAATTAAATCAGTTAAAAGTAATTTTTTCCCCcgcaaaaaaaggaagaaaagttTACCCATAAAAACAACCGAAAGAAGTCAAAGTTTCTAACCGACATACCCCTCAGTAAATATCAAATAGGAAACAATTTAGAGCAAATTTCTTTGAGAAAGTTTGTAGCCCCAAAATATATGCAGAAATGCAGAAAGCAAATCAAAAGACGGACGGCGGGCGGTGGGCGGAGGGCGGCAGGCGACCTTTTTGCTGGCAGCATTTGTCGCGTGCCGCACAAAAGCATTTCGATAAACTAAAAAGCGTTAAATGTCATTTACGTGTAACCCGATACCCGAAACAATAACAGCCCACCGCCCCTCAGCCCCGTCGCCCCCAACCTCTTAGCCGTTAGCCATTTATATGGCCAAAGTTTTTCACGCCATTTCACTTTGGGGCCGAAATGTTCGGTAAACATGCAAacccgaaccgaacagaaccccCAACTGAAAAAAAATGCAGAGTGTacgtactatatatatatatgtatgtaggtatattTGATAGGGGAATTTTTGTTTAGATTTATGTGTCAACAATGCGCAGCAAATTAAGTTAAGCGTTATTTCTATTGCCTACATTATGGGGCATGCCCCATTGTGGCATTCGTTCTTGTTCCTGCCGCTTTTGCTGTTCAGTTTTTATTGCATTGTCATCGAATTTGCTCGGCCGGCTTTGCTTGGGGCTTATGCTCCTTTTGAGGATACCCTGGCCAGGAGGGGAGAGCCTGATGGGAAAGGCTTCCAAGGCTGATGCTGGATCGATTGTCTGTTCTGTCCGAGAGAAACCCATGGCTCCGTCCAGGGTATCTGAAGCTTCGGATGCCCCCTTTCTGTTTTTATATTCCTGCGTAAATAGAGAATTCTTTCGTATTATTCAAAGCGGGAGTGGAACGCtactgctgtgtgtgtgtgtgtgtgtgtgtgtgtgttgtaggGGCTTGTTggagcaacaacaatagccTGTCATGGCAATGCATTTTCAGTTTTAATAatgcaaaaatacaaaatgcaaacatttCCGCAGGGTCGATTGGGATTGCATTTTCTCCTGGGGCTgtggggcatgcggcatgtgtgGTGGATTGGGGGTATATTGCAACAGTTTGCGCGACAGTTTTATTGCATAAGTCAACACAAGTTTGTGCCACAAAATATGTACTCGCTctcctctctgtgtgtgtgtgtgtgggagtgtgtgggagtgtgttTGTATGGGTTTCCTGCTCCTGTTCGTGTATTCCTATCTGTGTTCCTGTGTGTGCCCCCTTCGGTTTTCCCCCCAGTAACTTTTTTATTgggtcacacacacacacacacacacagatgcgtGTGGGCATCGCATCCCTTTTCGCTCGGATGTAAACCACttgaaaattgtattttcatttcaattgtttatttattgcgGCACTTGTTCGCATTCGATTTGCCAGGAAAGTGCTGAAAAATACGACCCCaaaaacccaaccaaaaaTGCCAGCAACAGAAGTTTCCTCCAAAAATCGCTTTCAATAATATTCCCGCCGCTATTAAAAGCAGAAAACTGCAGTTATTTTCCGTACACAAagttttaatttaaacaaaactAGAATATTCCAGACTCTAGCGTTAAGAGCATCAAAATATTGAATCCTTTGACTAAACTGCTTCTATTTTCGATTCTTTTCCTTTCCCACAGTCCACAGTATTGATTGCCAATGAGGCTGCAGATTCGCAACAGAGCTCAGCCCTCTCGAATGCCGGCGGCACAGCAGGCGGTGGTacaggcggcggcggtggcggtggacCGCCCGGCTCTCCGCTCTGCAGCTCCCCGTCCAGCGTCACAGCATCGCAGCAGGCCACAGTCGCCGCAGTAGCAGCCGCCACATTTAATGGAAGTGCCACAGATAGCAGCATGTCGGGCAACACATCACCGATAGCCAGCGGCGAGCCGCTGCTCCAGACGCCGCCCgccatgcaacagcagcagcaacaacagcagcagcagcagcaacaacagcagcaacagcagcagcagcagcaacaacagcagcagcagcaaatgccGCTCCTTTGCAGCAGTCCCACATCGATGGCAGCGGCCACTTCCGTCACGGCCAGCTCGATAGCCGCCGGAGCCCTGgccgccaccagcagcagcggtgtgggcgtgggtcTCCTGCCCACCGCCGGTCTGGACAGCATGGCCAGCATGGCCAATGGGGGGGCGTTGGTGGTGCCGGCGAGTACCTCGCAAGTGATTGCCCACCTGAATGCGGCAGCAGTCAGCGGCATCATGACCGCCTCCGTGCAGTCGCCGAATGTGGTCACAAGCCTGACCAGTGCTCTAGTCCCCGCGCAGGCGCTGCCGACGGTGGCCCAGGCCGTTGCCGCCTCCATGGATGCCAAAAGTCAGCCCAAGCGGCTGCATGTCTCCAACATACCGTTCCGTTTCCGGGATCCCGATCTGCGTGCCATGTTTGGGGTGAGTGCCGGCGTGACACCTCGGGGAGGgcatgaaattaatttcaattcgtttttttttcttctcccgTTTTCGCAGCAATTTGGAACCATTCTCGATGTGGAAATCATATTCAATGAGCGCGGCAGCAAGGTAAGTCCTGTGTGGCACGTTGAAGGCTCCACCTCTGTCTTCCTTTGTGGCtgtgctctcgctctccctcccgctgcctgccgcctgccgccaaTTGTGTGGGACATTTTGCATCTAATTGTCGCacaattcatttaaattatgCACTCCAGATATTCCCAGGAGATGCTCTTTGTCCGTCGTTGCCTTGGCAACACCAGAGCCGTGTTTCTGGCTCTCGTAGCTGTCCTTTTCCTATtttcgcttctttttttttatacattaTTATGGAGCCTGGTAAAAATAATTGCACAGTTACCATGGCACCCGGAATGGTGCATAATTTAAGGCGTCCCAACACCTTGGGATACATATATTCCATTGAAGAGGAAAGAGGAGAGCTGAGCAGAGCACAGGCTGAAGCTGACGCTGAGGGAAGATCCATGAGCCATGGAGCAGAGCGAAGACAGAGCTGCAAAGTATAGGGCACGTGCatgtcgcagtcgcagtcgcactcGCAGTCCCATCCCCGGGAGACCCTCCTCCCACCATCCTTCAGAATATATAAGAGAGGAGCAATTTGCCAATGGCCCCTGTCCGAAGCATGTCCTTGGCCcatgcccccatgccccccatGCCCCGCCCTGCCTTGTTGATGTATTTTTTGTAGCAATAGCTTTTTGAAAACGACTacagcaacaaacaataaaagacAACCCCAGAGAACCTTGTTGTTTGGAttatttataagaaaatgttatatatatatatatctttttttttctttttcgtatttttttcgtattttttggAAATCGTAATCTATATACTCTATATGTTTCTTTAATTGCATGTTTGATTGCGAATGGCAGGGATTCGGTTTTGTAACATTCGCTAACAGCAACGAAGCAGAACGAGCACGCGAACGTCTACACGGCACCGTGGTTGAGGGACGCAAAATCGAGGTGGGTGCAtgccatataccatataccataacttacacacacacaaacacacctaAACACACTCCTAAACACATCCCCCTAGAAAACAACCAGAATCCACCACTAATttcacaaaaaagaaaaagaaaaaaaaacaaagaaattgCCTTTCAACTTGTAATCCTGGCGTGTGTCCTTCCAATGAGATAAGGCGCTGCCACCTTCCATAattgtttttcatttaatcCAAGGAAAGGGATCGCCTCAC
The sequence above is a segment of the Drosophila pseudoobscura strain MV-25-SWS-2005 chromosome X, UCI_Dpse_MV25, whole genome shotgun sequence genome. Coding sequences within it:
- the Rbfox1 gene encoding AF4/FMR2 family member 4 isoform X12, whose amino-acid sequence is MSAPAVEVNGSVPAVEFHQRQHMVQAGVAPFPGAPAGYAAAPGQAAAAAAAAAAAQQAGAAAAAAQQAGAAAIAADSLSLAVAAAAAKQQAEPVTQLKAAGEAGGAGAATGNTVAAAAAAAAAAAAPGAVGGVATEYATANGGASASVVATSVSECAPLYMQQTKTNLSTQTQTLYNGTASSVASSTVTVPGPGPGPGPGPGQAPGQIPVSVVTQPSLTNGHAMDQLQQQQQHHHHQLQLQQQQQQHHQQQQQQQQQQQQQQQQHHHHQQSSQPPQNVLSISTVLIANEAADSQQSSALSNAGGTAGGGTGGGGGGGPPGSPLCSSPSSVTASQQATVAAVAAATFNGSATDSSMSGNTSPIASGEPLLQTPPAMQQQQQQQQQQQQQQQQQQQQQQQQQQQQMPLLCSSPTSMAAATSVTASSIAAGALAATSSSGVGVGLLPTAGLDSMASMANGGALVVPASTSQVIAHLNAAAVSGIMTASVQSPNVVTSLTSALVPAQALPTVAQAVAASMDAKSQPKRLHVSNIPFRFRDPDLRAMFGQFGTILDVEIIFNERGSKGFGFVTFANSNEAERARERLHGTVVEGRKIEVNNATARVQTKKVTAVPNVCVQWPEGYRLPVAAAWPFLGPPVGAGAPTLTPMPMPVSMAMPVAQAATAGPVATQASAAAAAAAAAAAAAAGGTPIMLTTRPPHSAMSNATATATAPRRRYYEHNVYYDPFLAAAASADPNLRFQAAKPVTEVPAAQPAAILNRRTVTTLNSNPHTINRIPVPQNVLAAAPLLKTPLSQAQQQAYATAATTYTAVAARAAYGAAAAAAAQPALAGYATVAGYAREYADPYLGHGIGPVPGYGATMYRGGFNRFTPY
- the Rbfox1 gene encoding AF4/FMR2 family member 4 isoform X25, with translation MSAPAVEVNGSVPAVEFHQRQHMVQAGVAPFPGAPAGYAAAPGQAAAAAAAAAAAQQAGAAAAAAQQAGAAAIAADSLSLAVAAAAAKQQAEPVTQLKAAGEAGGAGAATGNTVAAAAAAAAAAAAPGAVGGVATEYATANGGASASVVATSVSECAPLYMQQTKTNLSTQTQTLYNGTASSVASSTVTVPGPGPGPGPGPGQAPGQIPVSVVTQPSLTNGHAMDQLQQQQQHHHHQLQLQQQQQQHHQQQQQQQQQQQQQQQQHHHHQQSSQPPQNVLSISTVLIANEAADSQQSSALSNAGGTAGGGTGGGGGGGPPGSPLCSSPSSVTASQQATVAAVAAATFNGSATDSSMSGNTSPIASGEPLLQTPPAMQQQQQQQQQQQQQQQQQQQQQQQQQQQQMPLLCSSPTSMAAATSVTASSIAAGALAATSSSGVGVGLLPTAGLDSMASMANGGALVVPASTSQVIAHLNAAAVSGIMTASVQSPNVVTSLTSALVPAQALPTVAQAVAASMDAKSQPKRLHVSNIPFRFRDPDLRAMFGQFGTILDVEIIFNERGSKGFGFVTFANSNEAERARERLHGTVVEGRKIEVNNATARVQTKKVTAVPNVCVQWPEVYTMIPS
- the Rbfox1 gene encoding AF4/FMR2 family member 4 isoform X22; translation: MSAPAVEVNGSVPAVEFHQRQHMVQAGVAPFPGAPAGYAAAPGQAAAAAAAAAAAQQAGAAAAAAQQAGAAAIAADSLSLAVAAAAAKQQAEPVTQLKAAGEAGGAGAATGNTVAAAAAAAAAAAAPGAVGGVATEYATANGGASASVVATSVSECAPLYMQQTKTNLSTQTQTLYNGTASSVASSTVTVPGPGPGPGPGPGQAPGQIPVSVVTQPSLTNGHAMDQLQQQQQHHHHQLQLQQQQQQHHQQQQQQQQQQQQQQQQHHHHQQSSQPPQNVLSISTVLIANEAADSQQSSALSNAGGTAGGGTGGGGGGGPPGSPLCSSPSSVTASQQATVAAVAAATFNGSATDSSMSGNTSPIASGEPLLQTPPAMQQQQQQQQQQQQQQQQQQQQQQQQQQQQMPLLCSSPTSMAAATSVTASSIAAGALAATSSSGVGVGLLPTAGLDSMASMANGGALVVPASTSQVIAHLNAAAVSGIMTASVQSPNVVTSLTSALVPAQALPTVAQAVAASMDAKSQPKRLHVSNIPFRFRDPDLRAMFGQFGTILDVEIIFNERGSKGFGFVTFANSNEAERARERLHGTVVEGRKIEVNNATARVQTKKVTAVPNVCVQWPEGRCSAVKDTPVSGPAAGVCHGCHHLHGGCCPSGLWGRCRSSRPTGPCRICHRSGLCARVCRSLSRTWHWTRARLWGNHVPRRLQSIHAILGTIKNASQPNNALELLSMKMLNI